One Paraburkholderia caffeinilytica DNA segment encodes these proteins:
- the zapE gene encoding cell division protein ZapE: protein MLDEAQVVNALAARDIAPDANQREAIAALVTLLGSNRRRAKSGTLLAHQGVYCHGLPGRGKSLVVDTVFELASCRKRRLHFHEFLREMNRRLVSEPRGDDRLGSVSRQWLDGVALLCFDEFHVHDIADAFLMGRFLDTALGLGTRIVLTSNYAPDGLLCDPEFHERFLPTIEQIKRCFNVIHFDGARDYRFDGEQASLPHFFAPLDVATDDALLQIFVRYEGSETLEPATVSAAGRPLAVRAAGAALLWANFESLCVASRSHLDYLDLAEQWHGLILDELHTEWLTRAHTLQRLIWLVDIFYDRKHALFIASDRPIEAALSGLEGAHDLSRTLSRLAEMRSRGYRSTLDNTAGETGFAEAQTIAEP from the coding sequence ATGCTGGATGAAGCCCAGGTCGTCAACGCCCTCGCTGCGCGCGACATCGCGCCCGATGCGAACCAGCGCGAGGCAATCGCGGCGCTCGTCACGTTGCTCGGCTCCAATCGGCGACGCGCGAAGTCCGGCACCCTGCTCGCGCATCAGGGCGTCTATTGTCACGGGCTGCCTGGACGCGGCAAAAGCCTGGTGGTCGATACGGTGTTCGAGTTGGCCAGCTGCCGGAAGCGGCGCCTGCACTTCCACGAATTCCTGCGCGAAATGAACCGGCGTCTGGTGAGTGAGCCACGCGGCGACGACCGGCTCGGATCGGTCTCGCGACAATGGCTCGATGGCGTGGCGCTGCTGTGCTTCGATGAATTTCACGTGCACGATATCGCCGACGCATTCCTGATGGGGCGGTTTCTCGATACCGCGCTCGGCCTGGGCACGCGCATCGTGCTGACCTCGAACTATGCGCCGGACGGCCTGCTCTGCGACCCGGAGTTTCACGAGCGTTTCCTGCCGACGATCGAGCAGATCAAACGGTGCTTCAACGTGATTCACTTCGACGGCGCGCGCGATTATCGTTTCGACGGCGAACAGGCGTCGCTGCCGCATTTCTTCGCCCCGCTCGACGTGGCCACCGACGACGCGCTGCTGCAAATTTTCGTGCGCTATGAAGGCAGCGAAACGTTGGAACCGGCCACGGTCAGCGCGGCAGGCCGTCCGCTCGCCGTGCGCGCGGCAGGCGCCGCATTGCTATGGGCAAACTTTGAGAGCCTGTGTGTGGCGAGCCGTTCGCATCTCGACTATCTCGACCTCGCGGAACAATGGCATGGTCTGATTCTCGACGAGCTGCACACCGAGTGGCTCACTCGAGCCCATACGTTGCAGCGGCTCATATGGCTGGTCGATATCTTCTACGACCGCAAACACGCGTTGTTCATCGCGTCCGATCGACCGATCGAGGCGGCGCTCAGCGGACTCGAAGGCGCGCACGATCTGTCGAGAACGCTCAGCCGGCTTGCCGAAATGCGATCGCGCGGCTATCGCAGCACGCTCGACAACACGGCCGGCGAGACTGGCTTTGCAGAAGCGCAGACGATCGCCGAGCCGTAA
- a CDS encoding response regulator translates to MFLDAQKQHHKEARETRVTFEDRVDESDDVVVWRTIQYAMASNRRVLVVDDYREAAEALQMLLNADGFECRALDDPFAVCGMACEWRPFAVLLDIKMPGLDGLELARRLRANPLTSDMLLVACTAFASREDRARAKAAGFDAHCAKPLTPERLLRVLESATALHTAGPQ, encoded by the coding sequence ATGTTCCTCGATGCCCAAAAGCAGCACCATAAAGAAGCCAGGGAGACCAGGGTGACGTTCGAAGACAGAGTGGACGAGAGCGATGACGTCGTGGTTTGGCGGACTATTCAGTATGCGATGGCATCAAACCGCCGCGTGCTCGTGGTCGACGATTACCGGGAAGCGGCCGAAGCGTTGCAGATGCTGCTGAACGCCGACGGCTTCGAATGCCGCGCGCTGGACGATCCGTTCGCCGTCTGCGGCATGGCCTGTGAGTGGCGGCCGTTCGCGGTTCTTCTCGACATCAAGATGCCGGGCCTCGATGGCCTCGAGCTGGCTCGCCGTCTGCGGGCCAACCCGTTGACGTCGGACATGCTGCTGGTGGCCTGTACCGCATTTGCTTCGCGCGAAGACCGGGCGCGCGCCAAGGCCGCCGGCTTCGACGCGCATTGCGCCAAACCGCTGACTCCGGAGCGGCTTTTGCGCGTGCTCGAGTCGGCCACCGCGTTGCATACCGCGGGGCCACAGTAA
- a CDS encoding class I fructose-bisphosphate aldolase: MDTRSELQATVNAMVQPGKGLLAADESGPTIAKRFKTIGLESSEENRRAYRNLLLTTPGLGEFVSGVILYEETLGQKADDGTPFPQLAAKNGIVPGIKVDLGKIALALAPGDEITEGLDGLARRFVDYKRQGARFAKWRAVYNITASLPSRLAIEANADSLARYAAISQEAGIVPIVEPEVLMDGDHTIARSADVTEAVLHEVFHALHRHRVVLEHILLKPSMVLAGAEHAQQSSASDIAAHTVRILKRTVPSAVPGIVFLSGGQTPEEATANLDAMNRLGPRPWNLSFSYGRALQEPPLQAWKGQASNVKEAQQALLKRARLNGAAALGRYEASQEKS; this comes from the coding sequence ATGGACACCCGTAGCGAGCTGCAAGCCACCGTCAATGCAATGGTCCAACCCGGCAAAGGTCTTCTCGCCGCCGACGAAAGCGGCCCGACCATCGCCAAACGCTTCAAGACGATCGGCCTCGAATCCAGCGAGGAAAACCGGCGCGCCTATCGCAACCTGCTGCTCACCACGCCGGGTCTCGGCGAATTCGTGAGCGGCGTGATCCTCTATGAAGAAACCCTCGGCCAGAAAGCGGACGACGGTACGCCTTTTCCGCAACTGGCCGCGAAAAACGGCATCGTGCCAGGCATCAAGGTGGACCTCGGCAAGATTGCGCTTGCACTCGCGCCGGGTGATGAAATCACCGAAGGTCTCGACGGCCTCGCCAGGCGTTTCGTCGATTACAAGCGGCAAGGCGCGCGCTTCGCGAAATGGCGCGCGGTCTACAACATCACGGCGAGCTTGCCGAGCCGCCTCGCCATCGAGGCGAATGCCGATTCCCTCGCGCGCTACGCGGCGATCTCGCAGGAAGCGGGCATCGTGCCGATCGTCGAGCCGGAGGTGTTGATGGACGGCGATCACACCATCGCACGCAGCGCAGACGTGACCGAGGCCGTGTTGCACGAAGTCTTTCATGCACTGCACCGGCATCGCGTGGTGCTCGAACACATTCTGCTCAAGCCGAGCATGGTGCTGGCTGGCGCTGAACATGCGCAGCAATCGTCGGCCTCGGACATCGCGGCGCACACCGTGCGGATACTTAAGCGCACGGTGCCGTCGGCGGTGCCAGGGATCGTGTTTCTGTCCGGCGGGCAAACGCCGGAAGAGGCAACGGCCAATCTCGACGCCATGAATCGCCTCGGACCGCGGCCGTGGAACCTGAGCTTCTCGTATGGCCGCGCGTTACAGGAACCGCCGCTGCAAGCGTGGAAGGGGCAGGCAAGCAACGTCAAGGAAGCCCAGCAGGCATTACTCAAGCGCGCCCGGCTGAACGGCGCGGCGGCGCTCGGCAGGTACGAGGCGTCGCAGGAAAAGAGCTAG
- a CDS encoding thioredoxin family protein yields the protein MATQPAYSPKAPARADVDAFPGVTVIEFGTDWCGYCQGAQASIAKAFEPHAGIRHLKIEDGPGRPLGRSFKVKLWPTLIFMRDGAEVARLVRPTSATEISEAFASV from the coding sequence ATGGCAACCCAACCAGCCTATTCCCCCAAAGCGCCCGCACGAGCCGACGTCGACGCCTTCCCTGGCGTCACGGTCATAGAATTCGGCACGGACTGGTGCGGCTATTGCCAGGGTGCACAAGCATCGATCGCGAAAGCGTTCGAACCGCATGCCGGCATCAGGCATCTGAAAATCGAAGACGGGCCAGGCCGTCCGCTGGGCCGGTCCTTCAAGGTGAAACTCTGGCCCACGCTGATCTTCATGCGCGACGGCGCCGAAGTCGCACGCCTTGTGCGTCCCACCAGCGCCACGGAGATTTCAGAAGCCTTTGCATCGGTTTGA
- a CDS encoding DUF2628 domain-containing protein, whose product MAEKIYLRHPGKDETVAVGTGFSWGALLLGFVWAMSKRMWFATFVMLAVNTLLFFSGLWGETIGTIGLVLSVLFGVACGAYGNQWHRWTLEQRGYVVVQPPVHPQRRAT is encoded by the coding sequence ATGGCAGAAAAGATCTACCTTCGGCACCCCGGCAAGGACGAAACCGTCGCCGTCGGCACTGGCTTCAGTTGGGGCGCATTGCTGCTGGGCTTCGTCTGGGCCATGTCGAAGCGAATGTGGTTTGCCACTTTCGTCATGCTGGCGGTCAACACGTTGCTGTTTTTCTCGGGCTTGTGGGGTGAAACGATCGGCACGATTGGACTGGTGCTGTCGGTGCTGTTTGGCGTCGCCTGCGGTGCTTATGGCAACCAGTGGCACAGATGGACGCTCGAACAGCGCGGCTATGTTGTCGTGCAGCCGCCAGTTCATCCGCAACGACGCGCGACATAA